CGTGTCCCACCCACCGGAAGATGTCGCCGGCCCAGGGTATCAGCAGCAGGGTAAGCAGACCTCCGATGGCGGCGATGTAGATCCCCTGCCAGATCATGGGGCCGATCTGTTTTTCCTGCCTGGCCCCGTAATACTGGGCCACGAAGGTGCTGACATACCCGGCGGTGCCCAGGAAGATGCACATCAGGGCGAAGTTCAGCATGCCGGCCGGCATGGCCGCGGCGATGGCCTCTGGGGAATACCAGGTCAGGAACATCCGGTCCACAAAATGCTGGACCGACCACGAGGCGGTGCTCATGATCAGCGGCAGGGCCATCACCAGGACCTCGCGGTAGCCTCCGGGGGAACGCCAGCGGGATTTTACTCGAGTGAGGATAATTAATTTTCCTTTATGATGCAAATAATATATTTATGCTGACATCAAGTTATGGTCATTTATGACCATTGATGATTAACCAGCGATATCATTAATGGTATCGCTGGGCATCCACCAAGGCCGGCTTAAGCTGGCCTACCATAAGTAAATCCCTAAAATCAAATCAGCAATTGCGTTTATATTGCTACTATCTTTACGCTTTTAACCTCCCCTATCCCCTCCTTGATCAAGGAGGGGATTTAAGGGGTGGTGTTCACTCTATGGCCATAAAGGCGCACTTGAGATACTGGGTCTCCTTGCTGGCCAGCAGCACCGGATGGTCCTTGGCCTGGTGCCGGAACTCCAGCAGCTTGATGGTCCGTCCGGCGTCCCGGGCGGCGTCCACCAGCATCACCCGGAACTGCTCCTCTTCTATATGATAGGAACAGGAGCAGGACACCAGGATCCCGCCCCGCGGCAGGAGCTTCATGGCCCTTAAGTTTATCTCCTTGTAGCCCTTGAGGGCCGGCTCCACGGATTTCTTGTTTTTGGCGAAGGCCGGGGGGTCCAGTATCACCAGATCGTACTTGACATCGGATTCGGACATGATCTTCAGCTCCTGCATCACATCGGCCTTGCGGAACCGGCAGGTCTGCTGCAGGCCGTTGAGCCCGGCATTTTTTGAAGCCATCTCGATGGCCGGTTCCGATATGTCCATCCCGGTGACCTCGGAGGCCCCGCCGGCCGCCGCGTTTATGGCAAAGGCCCCGGTGTGGCAGAAGCAGTCCAGCACCGTCCGGCCCTGGACATAGGGATGCAGGGCCGCCCGGTTGTCCCGCTGGTCGAAGAACCAGCCGGTCTTCTGGCCGTGCATCAGGTCGGCCGAGAATTTCAGGCCGTTCTCCTCGATGATCACCTCCGGCCTCAGCCGGCCCTGCAACTCTCCGATGGCCGGGGCCAGACCCTCCAGCTTGCGGGAATAGCTGTCGCTACGCTCGTAGATGCATTCCGGATCGAACTGCTCCTTGAGCGATTCCACCACGAACTCCCTGCGGCAGTCGGTCCCCAGCGACATGATCTCCAGCACCAGCTGCCGGTCGTAGCGGTCGATTATCAGCCCCGGCAGGCCGTCGGACTCGCCGTAGCACAGCCGGTAGAATTTGGATCCGGGATAGAACCTCTGCCGCAGGTCGTCGGCCTGCTTCAGCCGTTCCCTGATCAGCTCCCGGTCGAATTCCCGCCGCTCCCGGGAGTAGATCCGGACCGAGATCAGCGAATGGGGGTTGTAGAAACCGCTGCCGATCAGGTGGCCCCGGGAGTCGGACACCTGGACGTCCTCGCCGGGATACAGCCTCTCCGGCATTTTCCAGATCTCGTTGGAGAACACCCAGGGATGCCCGGCCTTGATCCGGCGCTCCTGGTTCTTGCGCAATAAAATTGTTTTCATGATCTGATTATATCCTGTTTTAAAAATATTAGCAATTTGGTGTATTGTAAGGATAAACTCCGGCACAAAGTTCGCACAACCTTATTTTAAATATCCTCTTGGCGCACTTCGCGTCTTGGCGTTTTGTCGGTTATATGCAGAATGAAGAAGGCCGGCATGAAGCCGGCCTTCTGTGCAGTATCCTATTCCTCGTCTTCATCGAATTCCGGCTCTGCCGCCGGGGCCGGGGCCAGCTCCTCCTCGTCCTGGCTCTGCTGCTCCACGATCTTAAGGTTGCGGTAGCGCTTCAGTCCGGTGCCGGCCGGGATCAGCCGGCCCACGATGACGTTCTCCTTCAAGCCCAGCAGGAAGTCGGTCTTGCCCTGGACCGCGGCCTCGGTCAGCACCCGGGTGGTCTCCTGGAAGGAGGCCGCCGAGATGAAGCTGGAGGTGGAGAGGGCCGACTTGGTGATGCCCATCAGCAGCGACTGGAAGGTGGCCGGCCGGCCGCCTTCGCGCATCACCCGCTCGTTCTCGTCGCGCACCTGGATCTTGTCCACCTGGTCCCCCTCGATGAAGATGGCGTCGCCCGGGTCCTCGATCTTTATCTTCTGCAGCATCTGGCGGACGATCACCTCGATGTGCTTGTCGTTGATGTGCACTCCGTTCAGACGGTAGACCTCCTGGATCTCGTTGACCAGGTACACCTGGACCGCGCCGGGCCCCTTGATCCGCAGGATGTCGTGGGGATTGATGGAGCCCTCGGTCAGCTTCTCTCCGGCCCGGACCCGGTCTCCCTCCCTGACGTACAGATGTTTGCCGTGGGGTATCAGGTAGGCCCGTTCCTCGTCGTTCTCGTTCTTGACGATGATGGTCCGCTGGCCCTTGGAGATCTCGCCGAACTTGACCCGTCCGTCGATCTCGGTGACCACAGCGGGATCGGTGGGTTTGCGGGCCTCGAACAGCTCGGCCACCCGGGGCAGGCCGGCGGTGATATCGCGGCTCTTGGATATCTCCCGCGGGGTCTTGGCCAGGAATTCGCCGGCCGTGATATTCTGGCCTTCCTGGACCATGATCCGGGCCCCTATGGGGATGGGGTAGCTGGAGCGCACCTTGCCGCGTTTGTCGACGATATTTATATGCGGATACAGGCTCCGGTCCTTGCTCTCGATGACCATGGGCCGCCGCATGCCGGTGATGTCGTCGAATTCCTCGGAGATGGTGACGTCGGGCACCATGTCGGCCAGCTGCACCGTGCCGGTGTGCTCGGCCAGTATGGCTGCGGTATGGGGGTCCCATTCGAAGATGACGTCTCCCGGCAGCACCGCCGCCTTGTCCGCCACCTTCAGCACCGAGGCGTAAGGCACGCTGTAGCGGGTCTTGACGTTGTTCTTCTCGCCGTGCAGGATGATCTCGCCGTCCCGGTTGATGGCCACCACCTCGCCCGATTCCATGGTGACGGTCTCCAGACCCTTGAACTCCAGGGTGCCCGGGATCTTGACGGTGACCTTGGACTGAGCCGCGATGCGGGACGAGGTTCCGCCGATGTGGAAGGTCCTCAGGGTCAGCTGGGTGCCCGGCTCGCCGATGCTCTGGGCCCCCATCACGCCGATGGCCTCGCCCATGTCCACCAGGTGGCCGGTGCCCAGGTTGCGCCCGTAACACCTGCGGCACAGACCGCGCTTGGCCTCGCAGGTAAGCACCGAACGGATCTTGACCTTCTCGATGCCGGCCTCCTCGATCTCCTCGGACGCCTCCTCGTTTATCTCCTGGCCGGCTTTTGCGATGATCTCCCCGGTGATGGGGCTGACCACGTCCTCCATGGCCACCCTTCCCAGGATGCGGTCTTTGAGGGTCTCGATGATGTCCTCGCCCTCTTTTAAGGCTCCGCGCTCATCGCCCAGAATGGTGCCGCAGTCGTCCTCGGTGATGATGATGTCCTGGGCCACATCCACCAGCCTCCGGGTCAGGTAGCCGGCCTCCGAGGTCTTCAGGGCGGTGTCGGCCAGGCCCTTCCGGGCTCCGTGGGTGGAGATGAAATATTCCACCACCGTCAGCCCCTCCCGGAAGTTGTTCAGGATGGGGGTCTCGATGATCTCCTGTCCGGTGAAACGCTTCTGGGGTTTGGCCATCAGGCCGCGCATGCCGCCCAACTGCCGGACCTGCTCCCGGGTGCCCCGGGCCTCGGAATCGAACAGCATGAAAACCGGGTTGAAGCCTTTCTTGTCTTCGGCCATGCCCTTGAGCAGGCTCTCGGTGACCTGGTTGTTGACGTGGGTCCAGGTGTCGATGATCTTGTTATATCTTTCGGTGTCGGTGATGACCCCCTTGCGGTACTGGCCCTGGATCTTCTCCACCGACTCGATGCCCTTGTTGATCAGGGCCTGTTTCTCGGAGGGAACGATGATGTCCGACAGGCTGATGGTCACCCCGGATTGGGTGGCGTACTTGAAGCCTATCTTCTTTATCTCGTCCATGAACATGGCGGTCTTGTAGCTGCCGATCTTGCGGAAAGAGGCCATGGCCAGTTTGTCCAGGGCTTTCTTGACCATGGTATCGTTGACGAAGCCCAGCTCCTTGGGCACGATCTGGTTGAACAGCACCCGCCCCACGGTGGTCTCTATGATCCGGCCCTCCAGCCTCAGCTTGATCTTGGCATGGATGTCAACCACCTCGTTATGATGGGCCAGGATCACCTCATCCTGATGGGCGAACACCTTGCCCTCGCCCTTGGAGTCGGCCCGGGGCTTGGTCAGGTAATAACAGCCGATGACGATGTCCAGCTTGGGAGTTATCACCGGTTTGCCGGAGGCCGGCAGCAGGATGTTGTTGGACGAAAGCATCAGGGTGGCCGCCTCGATCTGGGCTTCGTAGGACAGCGGCACGTGCACCGCCATCTGGTCGCCGTCGAAGTCGGCGTTGAAGGCCGCGCAGACCAGGGGATGGATCCGGATGGCCTTGCCCTCGATCAGCACCGGTTCAAAGGCCTGAATGCCCAGGCGGTGCAGGGTGGGGGCCCGGTTCAGCAGGACCGGATGCTCCTTGACGATATCCTCCAGGATCTCCCAGACGCCGGGCTTCTCCTTCTCCACCAGCCGTTTGGCCCCCTTGACGCTCTGGACGTAGCCCTTCTCCTCCAGCTTTTTCAGGATGAACGGCTTGAAAAGCTCCAGGGCCATGCTCTTGGGAAGGCCGCACTGGTATGGTTTCAACTCGGGACCGACCACGATCACCGAACGTCCGGAGTAATCCACCCGCTTGCCCAGCAGGTTCTGGCGGAACCGGCCCTGTTTGCCGCGCAGGATGTCGGACAGGCTCTTAAGCTCACGGTTGCCCCGGCCCTTGATGGCCCGGGAGCGGCGGCCGTTGTCCAGCAGGGCGTCCACCGCCTCCTGCAGCATCCGTTTCTCGTTGCGCAAAATGATCTCCGGGGCCCGCATGTCGATGATCTTCTTCAGGCGGTTGTTGCGGGTCAGCACCCGGCGGTACAGGTCGTTGAGGTCGGAGGTGGCGAAGCGCCCTCCCTCCAGCGGGACCAGGGGCCGCAGGTCCGGGGGGATCACCGGCAGGATGTCCATTATCATCCACTCCGGACGGTTGCCGGACTGGCGCAGGGCCTCCACGATCCGCAGCCGCTTCAGCAGGTCCTTCTTGCTCTCTACCGAGACCTCGCGCCTCAGGCCCACCTTCAGCTCGGCCGAAAGGTCGTCCAGGTTGATCTCCCTCAGCAGGTCGCGCACCGCCTCGGCCCCCATCTTGGCCACGAATTCCTTGCCGAACTCCTCCTCGGCCCTGGTGCACTGTTCCTCGTTGATCAGGTCCTTCTTATGGTGGCTGCTGGCGCCCGGGTCGATCACTATGTACGATTCGTAATACAGCACCCGCTCCAGGTCCCGCATGGTAACCCCCAGCAGCTGCCCCACCCGGCTGGGCAGGGATTTGACGTACCAGATATGGGCCACCGGCACCGCCAGCTTGATGTGCCCCATCCTCTCCCGGCGGACCTTGGAAAGGGTGACCTCCACTCCGCAGCGGTCGCAGACCACGCCGCGAAAACGGATCTTTTTATATTTTCCGCAGTTGCACTCCCAGTCCTTGGTGGGCCCGAATATCTTCTCGCAGAACAGCCCGTCCCGCTCCGGCTTGAAGGTCCGGTAGTTGATGGTCTCAGGCTTGGTGACCTCTCCGTAGGACCAGGACATCACCAGTTCGGGGGAGGCCAGACCGATCCTCATGGAATCGAAATTATAATTTTCCTGTTCGGCCGGAATGTTTTTTCTTGCTTCAGTCATGGCTTATTCCTCCTTCCTTAATTGGATATCCAGGCACAGTCCCTGCAGTTCCTTGACCAGCACGTCGAAGGATGCCGGGGTTCCGGGCTCCGGGAGGTTCTCTCCCTTGACGATGGCTTCGTATACCCGCTGCCTCCCCTGGACATCGTCGGATTTGACGGTCAATATCTCCTGGAGGGTGTAGGCCGCGCCGTAGGCCTCCAGAGCCCAGACCTCCATCTCCCCGAAGCGCTGGCCGCCGAAGTGGGCCTTGCCCCCCAACGGCTGCTGGGTGATCAGGGAGTACGGTCCTATCGACCGGGCGTGGATCTTGTCGTCCACCAGATGGGACAGCTTGAGCATGTACATGACGCCCACCGTCACCGGCTCGTCGAAGGACTGGCCGCTCCGGCCGTCGAACAGGGGAACCTTGCCGTTCTCGGGCAGTCCGGCCCGCTGCATCTCCTCTATCACCTCGGAGATGGAGGCTCCGTTGAACACCGAGGTGGCCACCTTGAAGCCCAAAATTTTGGCGGCCCATCCCAGATGGGTCTCCAGGATCTGGCCCAAGTTCATGCGGGAGGGAACCCCCAGCGGATTGAGTATCATATCCAGCGGCCGGCCGTCCGACAGATAGGGCATATCCTCCACCGGGACGATCTTGGCCAGCACCCCCTTGTTGCCGTGGCGCCCGGCCAGCTTATCGCCCACCATCAGCCGGCGCTTGCGGGCCACGAAAACCTTGACCAGTTTGATGACATCGGCCGGCAGCTCGTCGCCCCGCTCCACCTTCTCTTTCTCTATCTGGATGTCGGCCTGGACCGATTCGATGGCTTTCCGGGCGGACTCCACCAGCTTGACGGCCTTCTGATTGAGGGCCTTATCCTCGCAGATCTCGCCCAGTTCCTCCAGGTCCACGAACTTGATGTCGTGCAGCACCGACTCCGACAGCCGCTGTCCCTTGCGGGCGATCAGTTTTTCGCCGTGCTTGAGGGTGATGTTGCAGATCTGGTCCGACAACAACTCCCGGATCCGGCGGTCGCGCTCCACTTTGATCCGGTCGATCTGCTTCTTGGCCTCCTTCTGGATCTCCTCTATCTTTCTCTTCTCCTCATGGGAGGAGCGGCGGTCCTGGCTCTTGCGGGAGAAGACCTTGACGTCGCACACCACGCCATCCATGCCGGGAGGGGCCTTAAGCGAGGTGTCCTTGATGTCTCCGGCCTTATCGCCGAATATGGCCCTTAACAGTTTTTCCTCGGGAGTGGGTTCGGTCTCGCCCTTGGGGGTGACCTTGCCCACCAGGATATCGCCGGCCTCCACCCGGGCCCCTATCCGGATGATGCCGTTCTCATCCAGGTCCTTGAGGGTGTCCTCGCCCACGTTGGGTATCTCCCGGGTGATCTCCTCCGGACCCCGCTTGGTGTCCCGGACGAAACACTCGAAGCTCTCGATATGCACCGAGGTGAAGCGGTCCTCCTTGACCATCCTCTCGCTGATGATGATGGCGTCCTCGAAATTGAACCCGGCCCAGGGCATGAAGCCCACCAGGCAGTTGACCCCCAGGGCCAGCTCGCCCTGATCGGTGGATGAACCGTCGGCGATCACTTCGCCCTTCTTGATGGTATCGCCTTCTTTGACAATGGGCCGCTGATTGATGCAGGTATCCTGGTTGGAGCGCCTGAATTTTGTAAGATGGTATATATCCAGCTGGCTGTCCTTTAAAAAATCCACCTCTGCCACATCCGGGCGGGAGGGCCGGATATAGATGGTATCGGCGGTCACCTTCTCCACCATTCCGTCCCGGCGGCACTGGACCATGGTTCCGGAGTCAACCGCGGCCTTGCCCTCCAATCCGGTGCCGATGATCGGGGATTCGGTCCGCAGCAGCGGCACCGCCTGGCACTGCATGTTGGAGCCCATCAGGGCCCGGTTGGCGTCATCATGCTCCAGAAACGGGATCAGGGCGGCCGAAAGGCTCACCAGCTGCTGAGGGGAGACATCCATATAATCCACTTCCGGGGGCTTTACCCGGGGGAAAATCTCCCGGTGCCGGCAAAGAGCCAGATCCACCGCCAGCCGGTCCTTGTCATCGATGGCGGTGTTGGCCTGGGCTATGGTGTATTGGTCCTCGGTATTGGCCGATAAATATTCGATCTCCCCGGTCAGTTTCCCGCCCTTGACCTTGCGGTAGGGGGTCTCCAGAAAACCCAGGTCGTTGACCTTGGCGTAGCAGGCCAGGCTGGCGATCAGTCCTATGTTGGGGCCTTCAGGAGTTTCGATGGGACACAGCCGGCCGTAATGGGTATAATGCACGTCGCGCACCTCGAAGCCGGCCCTCTCCCGGGTCAGGCCGCCCGGCCCCAGGGCCGAAAGCCTCCGCTTGTGCCGGAGTTCGGCCAGCGGGTTGGGCTGGTCCAGGAATTGTGACAGCTGGGAGGAGCCGAAGAAGGTATTGATGGTAGAGGAGATGATCCTGGAGTTGACCAGATCATGCGGCGTGATGGCATCGCTGCCGTCCCACAATGACATCCTCTCCCGGGCCATCCGGGCCATCCGGGACAGGGCCACCGAGAACTGCGCGGTCACCAGCTCGCCCACCCGGAGCACCCGGCGGTTCCCCAGATGGTCGATATCGTCGATCATCCCCTGATTGGCCCGCAGGCCCAGCAGGTAGCGGATGACCTCCACGAAATCCTTGGGGCTCAGCACCGTGCTGCTGGAGAGATCCATCTCCAGACGGCGGTTCAGCTGGTAGCGCCCCACCCGCTTCAGATCGTAATGCTTGCGATCGAAGAACAGGCGGTCGATGACGCTTTTGGCCAGCTCCGGGCTGATGGCATCGCCGGGATGGAGGATGTTATATATCTTGGACAGGGCATCCTCCTTGACGCCCTTGTTGTTGTCGGCCAGCATGGTCCGGGGAATGATGGCTGAATCCTTGGTCGGATCTATGGCCACCACCTGGACGCTGTCGATCTTGGCCAGCCGCAAAGTGGCCAGTATCTCCGGGGTGACGATGTGGCCGGCCTCGGCCAGCACCTCGCCGCTCTTGGGCGCCACCACATCGCCGAAGAGATACCTCCCCAGTATCTGCTTGTCGGCGCTGATGGGCAGGCTCTCCCCCTTATGGAACAGGCCCAGGATATCCTTGTTCTGGGGGAAGCCCACCGCACGCAGCAGCAGGGTGGCGTGGAATTTGCGGTGTTTGTCTATGGAGACCCACAGCAGGTCCTTGGGATCGATCATGAATTTGATCCAGGAGCCGCGGTAGGGAATGATCTCTGAGGTGTAGATGCGCTTGCCCGAGGGATGCGACTTCTCGGCAAAGAACGCTCCGGGGGAACGGTGCAGCTGGCTGACCACCACCCGCTCGGCTCCGTTGATGACAAAGGTGCCGATATCGGTCATCAGGGGAAGCTCGCCCAGAAAGACCTCCTTCTCCACCACTTCCTTGGGGGGGGCCTTGGGATCGGAGGTGTCTTTGACCACCAGGCGCAGCACCGCTTTCAGCGGGGCGGCGTAGGTCATATCGCGGTCATGGCACTCCGGAATGGCATAGCGCGGCTTGCCCAAGCTGTAGGAGACGAACTCCAGCGACAGCCGGTTCTGGGGATCCTCGATGGGGAAGATCTCGTTGAATATGGCCTGCAGGCCCTCGTTTCTTCTCTTGGCGGGAGGGGCATCCTCCTGGAGGAAATCCTTGAACGAACTGACCTGCATGTCCAGCATATTGGGCAGTTGAATGCCCGATTGGATCTTGGAATAGTCTTTTCTCTTTACCTGCTTCAAGGTGGTGCTCCTTATTAGGCTTAACGGACCGACCGGCGGGAAACTCCCCCGGTGCTGAAAAATAATCGACCCGGCTAAAGGCCGCTAAAAACAGCGTTTGATGGAACCGCTTAATCTCCCGGCACCACATCCGGGAACGGCCCCATCAAACGCACTGGGGACAGGAGGCCGGAGGCAACCACTGCCTCCGGTCCCCCGTTTATGTGTCGATTAAAAAATAATCTGGGATTACTTCAACTCTACGGTAGCCCCGGCGGCCTCTAAGATGTCCTTGATCTTCTTGGCCTCGTCCTTGGCGACGCTTTCCTTTACCGGCTTGGGGGCGCTCTCCACCAGGTCCTTGGCTTCCTTCAGGCCCAGGCTGGTGATGCCCCGGACTTCCTTGATCACCTGGATCTTCTTGTCCCCGCTGGAGACCAGGATCACGTCAAAGCTGGTCTTTTCCTCGGCCGGAGCGGCTGCGGCGCCCGGCATGGCGGCCATGGCGGCCATCGGGGCGGCGGCCTTGACGTCGAATTTTTCTTCCAAAGCTTTGACCAGTTCCGAAAGTTCCAGTACGGTCATGGATTCGATAGCTTCCATTATGGTTTGTTTCTTGTCCGACATTTTACAATGCTCCTTTTTATTCCTGATTGTTTTTTATTTTCTTTTGGCTTTTTTAAAAACGGTTACTTGGCTTCCTTCTGCTTGGCTATGGCATCCACCGTGCCCACGAACTTCTGGATGATCCCGCCCAGGGCCCCCACCAGGCCGGTGATCGGGGACTGCATGGCGGATAATATCTGGGATATCAGCACTTCGCGGCTGGGCAGCAGGGCCAGCTGCTTGACCTGTTTGACATCAACCACCTTGCCCTCAACAACGCCCATCTTGACCGAGGGTTTGTCGTCGTCCTTGGCGAACTCCACCAGGATCTTGGCCGGAATGATGGGGTCCTTGACGCCGAAGGCCAGTCCGGTGGGGCCGGTCAGGTAATCCAGCAGCATCTCCATCCCGGCGTTCTTGGCCGCCAGCTGGGCCAGGGTGTTCTTGACCACCTGGTATTCCACCGAGGCATCCCTCAGTTTTTTCCGCAGTTCGGTGGCCCGGACCACATCCAACCCCGTGAAATCCGTCAGGTAGATGGCCTTGGCTGTTTTCATCTTCTCGGTCAGTTCCTGGACTATCTTTTCTTTTTCTTGTTTTATCATCGTTTAGTCCTCACTTTCCTGTATTGGCCAGCTCGGTCAGAGCGATTTTGACCCCGGGGCTCATGGTGGCCGATATCGACAGGCTCTTGATGTAGGTCCCCTTGGCCGATGACGGCCTGGCCCGGATCACTTCATTGACCACCGCCCTGGCGTTGCCCACCAGCTTGTCGGTCTCGAAGGATTTCTTGCCCACCGGAAGGTGCAGATTGCCCTGCTTGTCCAGCCGGTATTCGATCTTGCCGCCCTTGGACTCCTTGACCGCCTTGGCCACGTCGAAGGTGACGGTTCCGGTCTTGGGGTTGGGCATCAGCCCCCGGACGCCCAGGATCTTGCCCAGCTTGCCCACCTGGCTCATCATATCGGGAGTGGCGATAGCCACATCGAAGTCGGTCCAGCCCTCGGTGATTTTTTTGATCAATTCTTCGGAGCCGAAATAATCCGCCCCGGCATCCCGGGCCTCGATCTCCTTTTCGCCCTTGGCGAAGACCAGCACCCGGACCTTTTTGCCGGTGCCGTGGGGCAGCAGGACCGTGCCCCTTAGGTTCTGATCGGATTTCTTGGGATCAAGCCCGGTCTTCATCGACAGTTCCATGGTCTCGTCGAACTTGGCATAGGCCGCCTGCTTGACCATCTCCATTGCCTCGGCCAGGGTGTATTCCTTGACCGCTTCAATTTTTTTGAGCGAGTTGTTGTACTTTTTCCCTCTTTTCATCTTCCTCCTTTCTGGTTACTAACGAAGACAGCGCGGGTGACCCCTGAAATCCCACCCTGGCTCCTCCCAGCGGGATTGGTGTTTTAACTTATATCTAGTCGGTTGATTAATTGCCTATCTCTATGCCCATGCTGCGGGCGGTGCCCTTGACCATCATCATGGCGGCCTCCACATTGGCGGCGTTCAGGTCGGCCATTTTCTTGGTGGCGATCTCCTTGACCTGGGCCTCGGTCACCGTGCCCACCTTATTGCGGTTGGGAACACCGGAGCCCTTGGCCAGCCCGGCAGCTTTTTTAAGCAATACCGCGGCCGGCGGGGTCTTGGTGATAAAGGAAAATGACCGGTCCTTGTATACCGTGATCACGCAGGGGATGATCAACCCTTCCTGGCCGGAGGTCTTGGCGTTGAACTGCTTGCAAAATTCCGGGATATTGACGCCATGCTGTCCCAAAGCCGGGCCCACCGGGGGCGCCGGATTGGCCTGTCCGGCCGGAACCTGTAGTTTTACCATTGCGGTTACAATCTTTGCCATATCTTCTCTCTTGGTTTATTGTATTTTTCTGTCACAGACTGTTTATCTGCATGGAATCGAGCTCCACCGGGGTGGTCCGCCCGAAGATGGTCACCATCACCCTGACCTTTCCGTGTTCGCTGTCTATCTCTTCGATGAGGCCGGTAAAACTGGCGAACGGCCCGTCGATGATCTTGATGGTCTCGCCCTTCTGGTAGGGTATCACCACCGGCCCCTGACGCTTCTCCCCATCCATCCGGGATATCAGGCGCTGGGCCTCGGAATCCCTCATGGGTTGTGGTTTGCGCCTGGTGCCCAGGAAGCTGGTTACTCCGGGGGTGGTGGAGACAACGTTCCAGACCTCGTCGGTCATGTCCATCTCCACCATCAGATAGCTGGGAAAGAGCTGTTTGGCTGTGGTCTTCCGACGCCCCTTCTTGATCTCGGTGACATCCTCGGTGGGTATCAGCACCCGTCCGATCTTGTCCTGAAAACCATAGCGCAGGGCCGCCGACTCCAGAGCCGCTTTTACCCGGTTCTCGTGTCCGGCGTAGGTATGTATGACGTACCAGTGCATTGCCATTTAAAATCGGCCCAGAAAGAATGTTAATCCTACCGACAGCAGCCGGTCGATGACCCCGATAAAAGCGGTCACCACCAGAGACACCACGCCCACCACGATGGTGGACTGGACCAGTTCGTCGCGGCTGGGCCAGCTGACCTTGGTAAACTCGACCCTGACGTCCTTTACGAACTGTACTATTTTATTGAACATAATCTGGTCTTCCCTTCGTTTGTTCCGATCCCTTTTTTACTAAAAACCGGAATGGCAGGCCAGGAGGGACTTGAACCCCCAGCATCCGGTTTTGGAGACCGGCGCTCTACCATTGGAGCTACTGGCCTTCGCCTTTGGATTATCTGGTTTCCTTATGAGCGGTATGCTTTTTGCAGAACCGGCAGTATTTCTTATACTCCACCCG
The nucleotide sequence above comes from Candidatus Edwardsbacteria bacterium RifOxyA12_full_54_48. Encoded proteins:
- a CDS encoding 50S ribosomal protein L7/L12, whose amino-acid sequence is MSDKKQTIMEAIESMTVLELSELVKALEEKFDVKAAAPMAAMAAMPGAAAAPAEEKTSFDVILVSSGDKKIQVIKEVRGITSLGLKEAKDLVESAPKPVKESVAKDEAKKIKDILEAAGATVELK
- a CDS encoding 50S ribosomal protein L10, with amino-acid sequence MIKQEKEKIVQELTEKMKTAKAIYLTDFTGLDVVRATELRKKLRDASVEYQVVKNTLAQLAAKNAGMEMLLDYLTGPTGLAFGVKDPIIPAKILVEFAKDDDKPSVKMGVVEGKVVDVKQVKQLALLPSREVLISQILSAMQSPITGLVGALGGIIQKFVGTVDAIAKQKEAK
- a CDS encoding 50S ribosomal protein L1 → MKRGKKYNNSLKKIEAVKEYTLAEAMEMVKQAAYAKFDETMELSMKTGLDPKKSDQNLRGTVLLPHGTGKKVRVLVFAKGEKEIEARDAGADYFGSEELIKKITEGWTDFDVAIATPDMMSQVGKLGKILGVRGLMPNPKTGTVTFDVAKAVKESKGGKIEYRLDKQGNLHLPVGKKSFETDKLVGNARAVVNEVIRARPSSAKGTYIKSLSISATMSPGVKIALTELANTGK
- a CDS encoding 50S ribosomal protein L11 — encoded protein: MAKIVTAMVKLQVPAGQANPAPPVGPALGQHGVNIPEFCKQFNAKTSGQEGLIIPCVITVYKDRSFSFITKTPPAAVLLKKAAGLAKGSGVPNRNKVGTVTEAQVKEIATKKMADLNAANVEAAMMMVKGTARSMGIEIGN
- a CDS encoding transcription termination/antitermination factor NusG, which codes for MAMHWYVIHTYAGHENRVKAALESAALRYGFQDKIGRVLIPTEDVTEIKKGRRKTTAKQLFPSYLMVEMDMTDEVWNVVSTTPGVTSFLGTRRKPQPMRDSEAQRLISRMDGEKRQGPVVIPYQKGETIKIIDGPFASFTGLIEEIDSEHGKVRVMVTIFGRTTPVELDSMQINSL
- a CDS encoding preprotein translocase subunit SecE, coding for MFNKIVQFVKDVRVEFTKVSWPSRDELVQSTIVVGVVSLVVTAFIGVIDRLLSVGLTFFLGRF